One window of the Pradoshia eiseniae genome contains the following:
- a CDS encoding phage holin family protein, with protein MKWILKILINAAVFVLLMQVFEGVHVSGFGAAIIAAIVLSICNVIVKPIVTILTLPITIVTLGIFLLFINTIVLSIVDAVMGSAFQIDGFWLTFLVSVILSFVNTIMESVTD; from the coding sequence ATGAAATGGATTCTAAAGATACTTATTAATGCAGCGGTATTTGTCTTGTTAATGCAGGTATTTGAAGGTGTGCATGTATCCGGATTTGGGGCAGCCATCATTGCAGCAATCGTCTTGTCAATCTGCAATGTCATTGTGAAGCCAATCGTGACCATCCTGACATTACCGATCACCATTGTGACACTGGGCATCTTTTTGCTCTTTATCAATACAATCGTGCTGAGCATTGTTGATGCCGTGATGGGCAGTGCTTTTCAAATAGACGGATTTTGGCTGACCTTCCTCGTATCTGTCATCTTATCCTTCGTAAACACGATTATGGAAAGTGTTACGGACTAA